One Edaphobacter bradus DNA window includes the following coding sequences:
- a CDS encoding metal-dependent hydrolase family protein, with protein MKSLSGVLFLGIAATVCSAQAPAAKHPVVLRAARMLDVANGKVASPGEVLVDGGRIVAVGASVSRPAGAEVIDLGDATLMPGLIDAHVHLFLHPGAEDLQTVQESVPQRTLMAADAARADLMAGFTAERDMGTEGAGCADVAVRNAINAGMIPGPRMRVSCNAIDILGGHEDAIGYNPAQKVLSNADYADSSEEIVKVMREQRKGGADFTKIYETGPDSLRGDQFITPYQYPAEQLGAAVAEAARTGGVAGSGRGVAVHATGEPGAGFAVAAGVASVDHAYLLSDATMKAMKEKQIYAVPTFAIMEYFADHAATPERAARDRAEQAFHAAEFKKQMAAGVPFAVGSDVGPFPHGTQARELELMVEYGMKPADVLRADLINGAKLLGWAGEIGELKAGYFADVVAVPGNPLEDISVLRKVSFVMKGGEVYRRP; from the coding sequence ATGAAAAGTCTCTCCGGCGTTTTGTTTCTGGGAATTGCTGCGACTGTTTGTTCCGCGCAAGCGCCTGCGGCGAAGCATCCAGTGGTTCTGCGTGCGGCGCGGATGCTGGATGTTGCGAATGGCAAGGTTGCTTCTCCTGGTGAAGTGCTGGTTGATGGCGGCCGAATCGTCGCTGTGGGAGCTTCGGTCTCTCGACCTGCTGGTGCTGAGGTTATTGACCTCGGCGATGCCACGCTGATGCCGGGGCTGATTGATGCGCATGTTCATCTCTTCCTGCATCCCGGCGCTGAAGATCTGCAGACCGTTCAGGAGAGCGTTCCGCAGCGGACGCTGATGGCTGCTGATGCGGCGCGGGCCGACCTGATGGCCGGATTCACGGCGGAGCGCGATATGGGCACCGAAGGCGCGGGTTGCGCGGATGTTGCGGTGCGCAACGCCATCAACGCAGGGATGATTCCCGGGCCGAGGATGCGCGTGAGTTGCAACGCTATCGACATCCTCGGCGGCCACGAGGACGCGATTGGCTACAACCCGGCGCAGAAGGTGCTCTCAAACGCCGATTATGCGGATTCGTCCGAGGAGATCGTGAAGGTGATGCGCGAGCAGCGCAAGGGCGGCGCGGACTTCACCAAGATCTACGAGACCGGGCCGGATTCTTTGCGCGGCGATCAGTTTATTACTCCGTATCAGTATCCGGCAGAGCAGCTTGGGGCTGCGGTTGCCGAGGCGGCGCGAACCGGCGGTGTTGCTGGTTCAGGGCGCGGCGTTGCGGTTCATGCCACGGGCGAGCCGGGAGCCGGATTTGCTGTCGCGGCTGGTGTGGCTTCGGTCGATCATGCGTATCTGTTGAGCGATGCGACGATGAAGGCGATGAAGGAGAAGCAGATTTACGCTGTTCCGACGTTCGCGATCATGGAGTACTTCGCCGACCACGCTGCGACTCCAGAGAGAGCGGCGCGAGATCGCGCGGAGCAGGCGTTTCATGCGGCTGAGTTCAAGAAGCAGATGGCTGCGGGCGTTCCGTTTGCCGTGGGCAGTGATGTGGGGCCGTTCCCGCACGGGACGCAGGCGCGGGAGTTGGAGTTGATGGTCGAGTACGGGATGAAGCCTGCGGATGTGCTGCGCGCGGATTTGATCAATGGCGCGAAGCTGCTTGGCTGGGCCGGCGAGATCGGTGAGCTGAAGGCTGGCTACTTCGCAGATGTGGTCGCGGTTCCGGGCAATCCGCTTGAGGACATCTCGGTGCTTAGGAAGGTTTCGTTTGTGATGAAGGGCGGCGAGGTGTATCGCCGCCCTTGA
- a CDS encoding DinB family protein: MTIAEILLQDFDTEISNTRRTLERVPEGKNDWKCHDKSMPMGRLAMHCATLPLFGHYIIEDEGMDLAAPKRPHASLEFTTREAALKALDEGAAKCRASLVAASDEHLAKIWPFTWGEQVLSKGPRSAAFRGMFFDHLIHHTAQLGVYLRLNDIPVPALYGPSADEQWSPK; the protein is encoded by the coding sequence ATGACCATCGCCGAAATCCTCCTCCAAGACTTCGACACCGAGATATCAAACACCCGCCGCACCCTCGAACGAGTCCCCGAGGGCAAAAACGACTGGAAGTGTCACGACAAGTCCATGCCGATGGGCAGGCTAGCCATGCACTGCGCCACGCTGCCCTTGTTCGGCCACTACATCATCGAAGACGAAGGCATGGACCTGGCCGCACCCAAGCGTCCACACGCCTCGCTCGAATTCACCACCCGCGAAGCCGCCCTTAAAGCCCTCGACGAGGGCGCCGCCAAGTGCCGCGCCTCGCTCGTCGCAGCGTCCGACGAGCATCTTGCGAAGATCTGGCCTTTCACCTGGGGCGAGCAGGTCCTCTCCAAAGGCCCCCGCTCTGCCGCCTTCCGCGGAATGTTCTTCGACCACCTCATCCACCACACCGCGCAGCTAGGCGTCTACCTCCGCCTCAACGACATCCCCGTCCCCGCCCTCTACGGCCCCTCCGCCGACGAGCAGTGGTCGCCAAAATAA
- a CDS encoding enoyl-ACP reductase FabI has product MIDLKGKVAVVFGLANKRSIAWGIAQKLSEAGATLAICYQNERLQRDAEALAAELPAAKTFQCDVSSDAEIDSLFAKLKEQYRTLHTVVHAVAFAPPNEIKNDFLYTSREGFRIAHDVSVYSLIAVSRAAVPLMTEGGSIITLTYYGSTKVFPNYNVMGLAKASLEACVRYLAASLGSKNIRVNAISAGPIKTLAARGIGDFTKILTAVEERAPLHRNVDQLEVGNTALFLASDLASGITGEVTFVDCGYNVTGL; this is encoded by the coding sequence ATGATTGATCTCAAAGGCAAAGTCGCGGTCGTCTTCGGTCTCGCCAACAAGCGCAGCATCGCCTGGGGAATCGCCCAGAAACTCTCCGAGGCCGGCGCCACCCTCGCCATCTGTTACCAGAACGAGCGCCTCCAGCGCGACGCCGAGGCCCTCGCCGCCGAACTCCCCGCTGCCAAAACCTTCCAGTGCGACGTCTCCTCCGACGCCGAGATCGATTCCCTCTTCGCCAAGCTCAAGGAGCAGTACAGGACACTCCACACCGTCGTCCACGCCGTAGCCTTCGCCCCCCCCAACGAGATCAAGAACGACTTCCTCTACACCAGCCGCGAAGGCTTCCGCATCGCCCACGACGTCAGCGTCTACTCGCTTATCGCCGTCAGCCGCGCCGCCGTCCCACTGATGACCGAAGGCGGCAGCATCATCACCCTGACCTACTACGGCTCCACCAAGGTCTTCCCCAACTACAACGTCATGGGACTCGCCAAGGCCTCCCTCGAAGCCTGTGTGCGCTACCTCGCTGCCTCGCTCGGCAGCAAGAACATCCGCGTCAACGCCATCTCCGCCGGTCCCATCAAGACCCTCGCCGCCCGAGGCATAGGCGACTTCACCAAGATCCTCACCGCCGTCGAAGAGCGCGCCCCGCTCCACCGCAATGTCGACCAGCTCGAAGTAGGCAACACCGCCCTCTTCCTCGCCAGCGACCTCGCCAGCGGAATCACCGGCGAAGTAACCTTCGTAGACTGCGGCTACAACGTCACAGGGTTGTAA